CATCTATATAAGGACTGTTATAATATCCGATACTCGTATTCTTTGTAGAAAACCCCCCCGTTGCAAGGGTGGTAAACGAGTGACTGATGCCATCATATACGGTCATGCCGCCAAGTATGAAAAGGATCGCAGCCAGTGCCGTAAGAGATGCATATATATACCACAATGCCTTTGCCGTATCCACAATCCTTGGCCTTAATTTATCAACGGTAATCTCGGGCACTTCGGCCTTAAACAACTGCATGCCTCCGCCGCCAAGCATGGGCAGCACGGCAAGGGAGAAGAGCACTATGCCCATTCCACCCAACCACTGGGTCAGGCTTCTCCAGAAAAGAACCCCTTTTTGAGCTCCTTCAATATTTCCGAGCACTGATGCCCCGGTTGTAGTAAAGCCGGCCATGGCCTCAAAATATGCATCTGTAAAGGATGCAAAGGTCTGGGAAAACAGAAAGGGCAGTGAACTGAAAAACGTAACGACTACCCAGCTGGCTGTAACAGCAAGAAAGCCGTCCCTGTGTCTCAGGTCCTCCTTTCTCGACTTCCTGGTAAGGAAAAAAAGCGCCATACCCGAAAAAAAAGTTACCGCAAAAGAATAAATCAGTGCTATCAGGTCACTTCCGTTAAAATAAAGAGATACACCTATGGGAAAGAGCATAAAGAATGAGACAATAAGGACAACTATTCCGGTGAGGTTTACAATGGTCTTCCAGTTCATAGCAACAGGTTTTCTATCTGTCTTATGGACTCTCTGAGGGCAAAAATAATCAGCCTGTCGCCTTTTCTTATTATATCGTCACCACCGGGTATGATTACTTCACCATTACGGATAATTGCACCAATCAGGGCAGAGACCGGTATTTTTGCATCCTTCAGTCTCTTGCCGATAAAGTTTGATTTTTCACCAACCCCGGCCTCGATAATCTCGGCCATGTCTTCTGCAATTGCGGTAAGACTCAGAATCTCTCCACGTCTGATGTATCTCAGAATGGAACTTGCCGTAATAAGCCTTGGACTTATTACCACCTCAATCCCGAGACTGTGGGCAAGGGGCAGATAGTCTGTCCGGTTAACCACGGTTATTACTTTCCTCACCCCGAGCCTTTTTGCAAGCAGGGAAGACATGATGTTAAGTTCTTCATTATTGGAGATGGCTGCAAAGACATCCATTGAACTTATGTTCTCCTCATCAAGCAGTCCCCTGTCGGCACCGTCACCAATCAGCACTACAGTACGCCGCAGGTTCTTTATGAGGAACTTGCATCTCTCCGGATTCTTCTCGATTATCTTGACGGTCACGTCCTTCTTTTCCATCTCCCTTGCTACATGAAACCCTATCCTGCCACCCCCCACTATAATCATATTCCTTACAGGTTTCAGGGCACCACTGATTAAGGCCGCCGTCCTGTGGACGTGGTCACTGTGAACAGGCAGATAGACGATATCGTTCTCCTCAATCCTGTCCTTTCCAGTGGGGATTATCGCGCTGTTCTCACGCTGAATAATGCCTATCAGCACTTTTTCCCTTATTCTTTCCCTGAACTCCTGTAAAGTCTTTCCGGCAAGCAGGGAGTCTTTCTGAACCCTGAAACCGATAACCTTTATCATGCCCCCCTCAAACTCTTCAACATCAGTGGCAAACGGGGCATCGATAATCCTGAGAATCGCGCTTGCAGATTCAAGTTCAGGGTTAATAACAGGGGCTATATCAAGGTTATCCCTTGCAAGGAGAAGCCTGTTGGCATAATACTCATCGTTTCTTATCCTTGCAATCTTCCGCGGTATATTAAAGAGGGCCTTGGCCACGAGGCAGGAGATCATATTGGTCTCGTCACTATTGGTTACTGCAAGCAGAATGGATGCCTTCTCAGCGCCGGCCTCCTTCAGAACCGCAGGGGATCCACCCTCCCCCTCCACTACGGCAATATCAAGCTCCTCACTTATTCTACTGAGCTGCTCCTTATTTGTATCAACAACAACAACCTCCACCTCTTCTTCCCTGGATAGGAATTTTGATATATGGTATCCTACCT
The Nitrospirota bacterium genome window above contains:
- the trkA gene encoding Trk system potassium transporter TrkA; amino-acid sequence: MRIIIIGAGEVGYHISKFLSREEEVEVVVVDTNKEQLSRISEELDIAVVEGEGGSPAVLKEAGAEKASILLAVTNSDETNMISCLVAKALFNIPRKIARIRNDEYYANRLLLARDNLDIAPVINPELESASAILRIIDAPFATDVEEFEGGMIKVIGFRVQKDSLLAGKTLQEFRERIREKVLIGIIQRENSAIIPTGKDRIEENDIVYLPVHSDHVHRTAALISGALKPVRNMIIVGGGRIGFHVAREMEKKDVTVKIIEKNPERCKFLIKNLRRTVVLIGDGADRGLLDEENISSMDVFAAISNNEELNIMSSLLAKRLGVRKVITVVNRTDYLPLAHSLGIEVVISPRLITASSILRYIRRGEILSLTAIAEDMAEIIEAGVGEKSNFIGKRLKDAKIPVSALIGAIIRNGEVIIPGGDDIIRKGDRLIIFALRESIRQIENLLL